One genomic segment of Chelonia mydas isolate rCheMyd1 chromosome 1, rCheMyd1.pri.v2, whole genome shotgun sequence includes these proteins:
- the LOC102939482 gene encoding olfactory receptor 52E4: MSDSNTTEFINPSTFILLDTAHVWISIPFCTMYVIAILGNFTILFIVKTELSLHGPMYYFLCMLAVTDLVLSTSTLPKMLAIFWFNSKEISFSACLTQMYFIHCFVVMESGIFVAMALDRYVAVCNPLRHSTILTNHVVAKIGLAIVLRGSMLVLPYPFLARQWPYCRTNIIPHSYCEHIAVVKLACADIRISSYYGLFVAFLMTCLDVFCIAMSYTQILRAIFSRPTKDTRLKTFGTCSSHLWVILIFYIPSLFSFLMHRFGHNLALHFHIIIANLYLLVPPMLNPIIYGVSTKQIRDRLLQLFTHNRT, translated from the coding sequence ATGTCAGATTCTAACACAACTGAATTCATCAACCCCTCCACATTCATCCTTCTGGACActgcccatgtctggatctcgatccccttctgcaccatgtatGTCATAGCTattttggggaacttcaccatcctgttcattgtgAAGACGGAACtgagcctccatgggcccatgtactatttcctctgcatgctggctgtcaccgACCTGGTCCTGTCCACGTCTACCCTTCCCAAAATGTTGGcaatcttctggttcaattccaaggagatcagtttcagtgcctgcctcacccagatgtacttcattcactgctttGTAGTGATGGAGTCTGGGATCTTTGTGGCCATGGCTTTGGATCGCTATGTGGCCGTCTGcaatcccctgagacattccaccatcctaACAAACCATGTGGTGGCCAAGATTGGCCTGGCCATAGTGCTGCGTGGCAGCATGCTCGTACTGCCCTATCCCTTCCTGGCGAGGCaatggccatattgcagaacaaACATCATTCCCCACTCGTACTGTGAGCACATAGCCGTGGTAAAGCTGGCCTGCGCTGATATCCGCATCAGTAGTTACTATGGCCTCTTCGTGGCATTTTTGATGACCTGTCTAGATGTATTTTGTATCGCCATGTCCTatacccagatcctcagggccatcttcagccgcCCCACAAAGGACACCCGGCTGAAGACTTTTGGGACCTGCAGCTCTCACCTCTGGGTCATCTTAATCTTTTACATCccatctctcttctccttcctaaTGCACCGGTTTGGGCACAATTTGGCCCTGCATTTCCACATTATCATTGCCAATCTGTACCTCCTCGtgccccccatgctaaaccccatcatctacggggTGAGCACCAAACAGATCCGGGACAGGCTTCTCCAGCTCTTTACTCATAACCGGACTTAA